In Marinicauda algicola, one DNA window encodes the following:
- a CDS encoding MFS transporter, whose amino-acid sequence MSARIAFRLMGQRRFLPIWAAQTLLAFNDNLFRYALVTLAAYEGLTLWGLEPDILTPIAATAFTLPIFLFSAVAGQVADKYDRTKIMVHAKFAEIVLMTVAAAGFLLEQPLLLIVTLFLMGTQSAFFIPARNAALPTLLSDAELVPANALISGALNVAILAGAIGGTLLAGERHGPAVIAVTLIVVAVAGWLSMRPGAPAAPDSPQTRINWNIVTATWTMLDGLFKAPKVLRPLLGVAWFWMLGATVITVLPLFTRQVLGADESVVAFFQLLFTVGAALGALACGLLSRNSEGLVFVLLGAIGLVVFPVDLVIYTAGYARTEDLVSALAFIEDERNWRITADLTLSAVSAGMFVVPMHAMAQKRADPARRGRLLAASGILNGASASLGQFVLYGLGVFDLPLSGAFLVVAAGSLGGVAYAAWRILRNGNSS is encoded by the coding sequence ATGAGCGCCAGGATCGCCTTCCGCCTGATGGGCCAGCGCCGCTTCCTGCCGATCTGGGCGGCCCAGACCCTGCTCGCCTTCAACGACAACCTGTTCCGCTACGCGCTCGTCACACTGGCGGCATACGAGGGGCTGACGCTGTGGGGGCTGGAGCCCGACATCCTCACCCCGATCGCGGCGACCGCCTTCACCCTGCCGATCTTCCTGTTCTCTGCCGTGGCCGGCCAGGTCGCCGACAAGTACGACCGCACGAAGATCATGGTGCACGCGAAGTTCGCCGAGATCGTGCTGATGACGGTCGCCGCGGCGGGCTTCCTGCTCGAGCAGCCCCTGCTGCTCATCGTCACGCTGTTCCTGATGGGAACCCAGTCCGCCTTCTTCATCCCGGCGCGCAACGCGGCCCTGCCGACGCTCCTGTCGGACGCCGAACTCGTGCCGGCCAACGCGCTGATCTCCGGCGCGCTCAACGTGGCGATCCTGGCCGGGGCGATCGGCGGCACCCTGCTCGCCGGGGAGCGTCACGGGCCGGCCGTGATCGCGGTGACGCTGATAGTCGTGGCGGTTGCGGGCTGGCTGTCCATGCGTCCGGGCGCGCCTGCGGCTCCGGACTCTCCCCAGACGCGCATCAACTGGAACATCGTCACCGCGACCTGGACCATGCTGGACGGCCTGTTCAAGGCGCCGAAGGTGCTGCGCCCGCTGCTCGGCGTGGCCTGGTTCTGGATGCTGGGCGCGACGGTGATCACCGTGCTGCCGCTCTTCACCCGCCAGGTGCTGGGCGCGGACGAGAGCGTCGTGGCCTTCTTCCAGCTGCTGTTCACCGTCGGCGCCGCGCTCGGCGCGCTCGCCTGCGGCCTGCTCTCGCGCAACAGCGAGGGGCTCGTCTTCGTGCTCCTCGGCGCGATCGGCCTCGTGGTCTTCCCGGTCGATCTCGTGATCTACACCGCCGGCTATGCGCGCACGGAGGACCTGGTCTCCGCCCTCGCCTTCATCGAGGACGAGCGCAACTGGCGCATCACCGCCGACCTCACCCTGTCGGCGGTCTCGGCCGGGATGTTCGTGGTGCCGATGCACGCCATGGCGCAGAAACGCGCCGACCCGGCCCGGCGCGGGCGCCTGCTCGCGGCGAGCGGCATCCTGAACGGCGCCTCGGCGAGCCTCGGCCAGTTCGTGCTCTACGGGCTCGGCGTGTTCGACCTGCCGCTCTCGGGCGCCTTCCTGGTCGTCGCGGCCGGCTCGCTGGGCGGGGTGGCGTACGCGGCCTGGCGCATCCTGCGCAACGGCAATAGCAGCTGA
- a CDS encoding lysophospholipid acyltransferase family protein — protein MRAALYYIAYWLITVAFALFCLLLAALPGKRALGWGLWLYGSAQLAALRYIAGVRIEVHGRENIPAEPVVFGAKHQSWGDGFVMLANVENLGFVAGDHLYKFPLLKPILKKAGAIVLSNQGGEQAQQVLNGGIARMKDERRHVLIYPEGHLSAPGEKHRYRSGVFHLCEKLDRVCVPVATNLGLAWDRTSIAKTPGTVTVEFLAPIECGLTKEAFMSRLEESVETRTNQLVAKGI, from the coding sequence CCGCCCTGTACTATATTGCCTACTGGCTGATCACGGTGGCCTTCGCCCTGTTCTGCCTCCTGCTCGCCGCCCTGCCCGGCAAGCGCGCGCTCGGCTGGGGCCTGTGGCTCTACGGCTCGGCGCAGCTGGCGGCCCTGCGCTACATCGCCGGGGTCCGCATCGAGGTGCACGGCAGGGAGAACATCCCGGCCGAGCCCGTGGTGTTCGGCGCCAAGCACCAGAGCTGGGGCGACGGCTTCGTGATGCTCGCCAATGTCGAAAATCTCGGCTTCGTGGCCGGCGACCATCTCTACAAATTCCCGCTGCTGAAGCCGATCCTGAAGAAGGCCGGCGCGATCGTGCTGTCCAACCAGGGGGGCGAGCAGGCCCAGCAGGTTCTCAATGGCGGCATCGCGCGCATGAAGGACGAGCGCCGCCACGTGCTGATCTATCCCGAGGGCCATCTCTCCGCCCCCGGCGAGAAGCACCGGTACCGCTCCGGCGTCTTTCACCTGTGCGAGAAGCTCGACCGGGTGTGCGTGCCGGTGGCGACCAATCTGGGCCTTGCCTGGGACCGCACGAGCATTGCCAAGACGCCCGGCACGGTTACGGTCGAGTTCCTGGCCCCGATCGAGTGCGGGCTGACCAAGGAGGCGTTCATGTCGCGCCTGGAAGAGAGCGTCGAGACGCGCACCAACCAGCTCGTGGCGAAGGGGATCTGA